The genomic stretch AATTGCTTCTGTGGGAAGAAACCAGCAGTGGTGAGCATTGAGAAGATGCATTGTAATAATGCTCTTTAACTTTTAAACTAGGCATTgcttttataagtttattttttttgtatgaaGTTAGTtggcaaaataaatgttaaatgttaaagtaaatattaaaccTTGTTGATATAATACCTTTATTATACCGTAATATAGTATTTTACTCATGTGTCTGTCATTCATTAAATCAGTTTCTGGTTCTTACTCATTAATATTTGGCTACCTTGGCTATGatggaaaaatatattctaagAAACATGAGTCAGTCCTTTGCTCTCGACATAGAAGATAATAATCTATAAATAGCTAGTAAATCATCACTACTAACTGAAAGTTATAAAAGGGGGATAATAATCCCAGCAAGGAACTGAGGAACTGGAGTAATGAAAGTGTACAGCACTCCCATTATCCTTCAGAGGCGGGATGGACCAAGAGTTGATCGAATTTTGTTGTAAGTATTGACTCTTGTCACAGGAGCTTTGTGGCATTAAAACTCAATTGTCTTTTTTAAagagtcttcctcttcctcttcttttttaactAATAGATTAAATGCCCACATTTTACAATAAAACGTATGTATGTTCACCAGATGTGGTAGTGTatacctttgattccagcactttggagatagAAGTTAGTGGGTCAGTGTGAGTTCAGAgctagctggggctacatagtgctAACCTGTATTGAATTGAAATCTATATTTACACAACCGCCATTCAAGGtactaatgaataaaatatatcttgacattttatttatactttacaTGCTTCACAAGACTGTGTCTTAAGTAAACATAAACtaagtgcatgtttgtgtgtgtgtgtgtgtgtgtgtgtgtgtgtgtgtgtgtattgatttCATTGTGGGCCGGTTCTTTCAGTATCTGTTTGTATTTGGGGCCTGCTGTTTTGGAAGAAAACACTTCAGTGATAGAAGAAAacaatactttatatttttactcaatacatttaaaatactttaatggCCATAAtagtattcatttatatttatttctggaaAAGATATGTAATTGTTTCTTCTGAAACattcaaattatttataaaatgtatggctaactcaaagaaaaacaaaccttttGGAATTTTCCCCCGGCCTGGAACTCAGACACTTGTGTTGTAGTAGAATCTGGAGGTGATTCTGCTAATGGCAGGTAATAGCAATTGATGCATATGacctctgggaagaagggctgtACCAACTTCCAGTATGCAAGCTAATAGTGATGATCCTGAGGAAAGCAAGCTTCAAAATTTTGGAAACTACTAAAAAGATTTAGGGATGTCTTACTTTATAGATTAAAACATTATAGGCAGATTTGTAAGTCCTTCAGTTGAGGTAGGAATTATTCATGCTCACCAAGGATTTGTAAGGCAGAAAATTTGTGCTTCACGCTGTTTTTTCATCTACATATACATAGTCATCTCAGTGAGCAGGCTTTCTTCAACATCAGTCTTTTGAAGGTGCATCATCAGCTTATTTGAGTTATCTTTCAGCAAACCTGAAAGTATTACCCGGTATTGCGCTTTTTTCCTTAACTTTTATAGACTTGGAGCCTTTAGAGATTGACAGGCAGAGCAATCTTCTGAAGTCAATACATTGTCGTTATAAATGTCTGTATTCAATGCTGCTTCCAGATTCACCACATCCATACCTATCTTTAATAACTACCAAACATTACTTATTCCGTGTGTTAAAAGCATCATGTTGCCTAGAGAAACAGATattgacagcttttttttttcttgcccagCAATCAGAATGGGTACAAATTGCTGTCAGAATATTTTGTAGCTCAGCTATGGAGAGTATTTATATAATGCTAGTATAACCCTGAATGTTCCTGAATATTGATTTAGCCAAGTTATTTCCTGtggctgtttgtgtgtctgtgtgtgtaacagtTGTTGTGGAAGGCTTTTGCCATTGAAAATGGAAATCAATCAGCTAAAATGGGAAATGGGTAGGGAAGTGTTAAGATCGTAAGCTAATGTTTGCTCTGTTGTAAgcttgatatatacatacatgattttgagataaatgaaaagagaagcaCAAAATGTAAACACCCAAAaacctaatatttttttttcaaattagcagtggtcactttctttttaaaaaatttattttcatgcatgtgagtgttttgcctcgaGGCCAGAAGATAGTGTCgggtcttctggagctggagtgacagatgattgtgaaccaccatgtagggggtgagaatcgaacccaggtcgtctgaaagagcagctagtactcaaacactgagccatatccctagcccctagttaaaattttaatacaaaccTCAGTTgagtttctttattatatatatattattgaaaaaattatcttttctgtctatagtttttaaatttattatgtatacagtgctctacCTGTATGCCAGGGTAAATTATATCCTGCACTGGAGACCACTCAAACTTAAGAACTAAGCAGTGCTGCCCATATGCTCATGGAAGTTAAAGAGGTTAGACTAAGGATTTACAGTGATTTTTCCAGTGTGCATTGTGTCAGATAAAGCAGATTTCAGAGTTCTGGTGAGATGATACTGATTtgaatgaatttaaaatgtatgGGTGtgttattataaaacaaaaggtCTAGATGTATATACCAAAATGTTAACTATAGTTACCTATAGACATGAAATTTTCgtgatttataatttatttcttacttAACTGGGTTTATTTTCTAGTCACCAAATGTTTATTCAGATATAGCTACAATCATTGTTTTTCCTGAAGCTGtaacttcatttaaaatgttacatttttaagaaagactacattttaaaattatttcatcatcTGATTAATGTAATGATTTGGTGATTATAGTGGGAGGTTTATTTGCTACTCTCTATTCTCAAAAATGGTGTTGATTGAGCCCATGTGGCTTTTGAGAGGTTAGTTTCATGGGTATAAAATACAAGGTGTCTGTAAGGAGCCTGCCTTTGTGTGGAAGTCGTGACCACgggttttagttttatttatttgatttttaatttcaggCAGCTGCAAGAACAGCAGCGACAGAAGGATCTGGaaagggagaggctggagagagaaagaatggagagggaaaggctggagagagaacGGCTAGAAAGAGAGAGGCTAGAGAGGGAGCGCCTGGAACAAGAGCAGCTGGAGCgacagaggcaggaaagggagcaCATGGAGCGCCTGGAGAGGGAGCGGCTGGAGCGCCTGGAGAGGGAGCGGCAAGACCGAGAGCGCCTGGAGCAGCTGGAGCGCGAGCAAGTGGAATGGGAGCGAGAGCGCAGAGTGTCCAATGCTGGTAAGAGTCTGCAGACTTCTGTCTCCTGCGCCTGAGCTGCGCAAGGATCTGTGCAGCCGAGAATTGTGATACTTCACATGTGCGTGCTGGGGAATAAGCAGTGCAGTTTGGAGTTAGGATAAGTACTTAGCAATTATTgcttcagtattttcttttattgcttagaAACTAAAAGAAAGCTCTTGGGAATTTTTGTTTTGCCATTTTAATTCTTGCCGCCCTAAAATTCAGCTATAAAGTGTGAATGTGTTTTtatgcaaagattttttttttatataatgatCTTGGAAGGTATTTCCCTTGTGCAGTCAGTTAAAGTTATCACATACTCTACTATGCCAAATACAACACCAAGTTAGCTTGGGTATAGTCAGGTTTctgaaggaaaaattaaaatagatggaaatattcacttaaaataactggttatttaaacattttctagTATTGGGAAAAATAACAGGGATTTATCAAATGTCATAGAAGTTTATGATATGTTAAAGCTTAAGATGTTTAGTATTTATCAGAGAACTTTAATCTTTCTGAGCTACATCAGAAGCCAGTGTGGGTTCAGTATTGGCTAGTTGGTTAAGTTAATTCGTAGTTTTTTCACTGCCTGATTGTCTGCAGTCACAGCTGAGAAGATAGAAATGTCCACAAGAAAGCACTAAGTTGGGTGTTCTTTCCATTGGTACTAAACATTTTGCCATGTCCGAACAACTCAGTTTATTCTGCTGTTTGTAATAATTTTGATGCTGTTTTAGTGGACTAAATAGTAAAGTTAAGACTGTTACTGTTCTTTTCCTATAAAGGATAGAGTATTAATTCATATagttaaaagaatatatttcatCCTCTTTCGAATTTCAAAAATGTTGACAAGTTAAATTTTCTCAAGTGGAGACAATTATTTGCCTAATTTTCTGGTACTAACTATAGTCTACGTTTATACATTTTGTCTGATTGCTGGTTTTGTGGCTTCACTagctccctttttctctctccttttttatcCTGTCTTTGCCGCTGCTTTCCACCTTATGTCCAGCTCCATCTTCAGACAGCTCCCTGTATAATGCTCCACTTCCTGAGTATTCCAGTTGCCAGCCTCCTTCAGCACCTCCTCCATCATATGCTAAAGTCATCTCAGCTCCAGTGTCAGATGCCACTCCTGATTACGCTGTAGTGACTGCTTTGCCACCTACTTCCACACCCCCTACACCACCACTGCGACACTCAGCGACACGTTTTGCAACATCTCTAGGTTCAGCCTTCCACCCTGTTCTTCCCCATTATGCTACAGTTCCTCGTCCTCTGAACAAAAACTCTCGACCTTCTTCTCCTGTGAACACACCCTCTTCTCAGCCTCCAGCTGCGAAGTCCTGTGCCTGGTCTACTTCCAATTTCTcgcccctccctccatctcctccgATAATGATTAGCAGTCCTCCCGGCAAAGCTACTGGCCCAAGGCCTGTCCTCCCCGTTTGTGTCTCCTCTCCTGTGCCCCAAATGCCTCCGTCACCGACAGCACCCAATGGGCTGCTGGACTCTGTAACATACCCAGTGTCTCCACCGCCTACCTCAGGGCCAGCAGCGCCGCCTCCTCCGCCACCGCCGCCTccaccaccgccgccaccgccgccgctgCCTCCCCTCGCCTCACTCTCACACTGTGGATCACAGGCTTCTCCTCCTCCAGGCACCCCTCTTGCCTCAACCCCCTCATCCAAGCCCAgtgttctcccttctccctctgcagctgcccctgcctctgtGGAGACCCCTCTAAATCCTGAGCTGGGAGACTCCTCTGCTTCCGAGCCAGGCTTGCAGGCAGCCTCTCAGCCGGCCGAGACGCCAACCCCACAGGGTAAGGCTTCACTACTACTGCTGCTGACTACTGGTCACTTGAGAGTAGTGTGTAGCAATAACTTTGACTGCCTGGAAGAATGGGTCGGATGGTTTTAATAATTGATCGTCTCTTTACCAAAGTACTTACATggggctttattttatttttaaaaaattgaaggaattttttttttatcctgggaCCTTAATTGTATATAGGAATTTATATGGGGGATATCCATATTAAACTTAGGTTTTTGGATCTTTTGCAGTAAGAGTTGTAGAAGGTGCTTTCTAATATTTAGGGACCCCTatacaaatatgtttattttaaacttcacTAGGAAAACTTGACTGGTCATCTTCCATGCAGTAAATAATGGGATCTAAATACTTTCCTGGAGAGTTGGAGGTCTGTTTAATAGATCATCCCAGAGCTTGCCCTGGGGCGCTTCTGCTCTAAGATGTGCTGATTTAGATGTTTAGAGTGGGTAACCTCTGGGCTGGGAGTAGAAGGAAAGGGTTGGCAGGCTTGGTGTGTACCTCAGAGAATTCCACAGGCCAGATTGCAAATAGTGGTAGAAGGACAAACAGAGGGTCCTTAAAGGTTTGTCCCAAACACAAGCCATGCTGCATGACAGCAAGGAAGGGACCTTAGAGCTGTAAGTGTGGAGGATGTGCATAAAGTTCACCCAGTTCTGTAAGAGAAAACATTATGaccctgctttttgttgttgtttatataaGTATACAATGTAGTGAGGATGCCAAAAACAACTTCATGCTTAAAAACAATGTTACAGTCTAGATTTAAAAATAACTCCCTTTGTTAAACTCGACCTTTTTGATGATATTTTATCAGATTTTACTAAAAGGTGACTCAAATTAGAATATGCGTAATTTACTATCTGTGATTGACATCTgatcaggaggcacaggcagccTGACAAGGCTCTGTCCTACTGTGGCTCAGAACTCTCTGCAGGCTAGGACAGCTTACCTTCAgcctttcatttctgtttgtatGCCTGTTCAAGCCTCAGAAGTGACAACTACTACCCAAACTCAGCTTCGTctctacagaaacaaaaattagCCTTTTAAGCcttatcaataaataaatacctttttgTTATCATAGTCAAGTATATTAGCTCAGCATCTAAGGTTTTACATGAATTATCTTGGGCAGTACTAATTGCATGGGTGTGCATgccactctctgtgtgtgtgtgtgtgtgtaacattgcATATCTTTCtaataatataaacatttgttttcagATTCCTTGAGGGGGTCTCATTGCTTCTGTTACTAAAGGTCAAATATTAAATGGTTGTGTAAATACTTTGGCTTTCAAATCATATCTTCTGTTAAAAAACTAGTCTAAATTTTAAGTATAATGATAAATTAATCTTTTATATACAGTGTCTGAGTCAACTTACTTTAGAATGTCATTCTATATATTTGCCCCTGTAACATACAATGATTTAGCTCTGTTGTTGATGATTGTCTTAACTTTTCTTCCTCTCAGGCCTTGTCTTGGGACCACctgcacctccaccacctccacccctcccacCAGGCCCTAACCACACCTCAGCACTCCCTCCTCCCCCTggacctcctcctccacccccacttccATCCACTGGGCCTCCTCCAccgcctcccccaccccctcttcctagtcaagttcctccccctcctcctccacctcctgcccctcccctccctgcatctgGATTTTTCTCTGGATCTGTGTCAGAAGACAATCGCCCTTTAACTGGACTCGCAGCTGCAATCGCAGGAGCAAAACTTAGGAAAGTGTCTCGGGTAAATTACCAAGTTACTGAACTAACTGTGTGTCTTGTTCCTAAATGTCTAAAAACGTGAAATTATTGTATTATGCTGGTATAAACCTTGTTATTAACTTCATTGATTAAAAAccaacataatttaaaattttagaaaaggtgtAAGTGTAGTATAAAGAGTGTCTGTGACCTCATCACCTTTAGATTCACTAGTTAACTTTTACCACTATTTGCCTCTTCTTTGTGTATATCTCCTTTATCACACAGTTTCTAATCTGAATGATTTGAGAGTAAGTCAGAAACACcatgttcttatttttctatctCAGTGTAAATTTGAAGGGAGGGTAGCTAATAGTTTTTATGGCATTGTGTTTCTAGTTCAAGATCATTTGTTAAATTTAATTGTAATGtctcttattttaatttgtgaCAATTCCTCAATCTTTATTACCCTTTAAAAATACTAACTTTTTTCCTATAATTACCTGAGCTTGATTTATCATATTTCTTCCTCTGTTGGATTCAGATTATGTATTTGGGATGAGGAAAAAATTACTATCAGGATTGTGTTTTTTTCAGTGCATCATTTGGAAAATCAGTACTATTTTTTCCCATTATTGGTGGTCTTTATAGAATTTCTATTGACATATAAAGTCAGTGTTATTCACTATTGgttcttcaaatttaaaaaaaatttttaaatcaataatggTGCGTTCCTCTGTTTTGAATGTGTTAATAAGCATTATTATCTACATAGGAAattattctgtgtgtgttctcattAAGGTGGAGGATGGCTCTTTCCCAAGTGGAGGGGGTACTGTAGCTGTGAACTTGGCCTCATCCAAAGCAGATGCTGGTCGTGGGAATGGACCCCTTCCTCTAGGGGGGAGTGGCTTAATGGAAGAGATGAGTGCCCTGCTGGCCAGGAGGTAAGATTTTATTGTAGTGGCTATGTCCAGAATCAAAAACACTTTGATAATTTTGTCCTCTTTCCTCTTAGAATAAGAGTAgttaggcaggcaggcagacaaagATAGGtgatataaaaatttttaatcaatTTGCCTTTCCAGGAGAAGAATTGCTGAAAAGGGGTcaacaatagaaacagaacaaaaagaagacagaagtgtAAGTGAATATAAAATCTCTGTGCCTTCAGGTGTGGAACTCAAGCCCAGCTCATTAAAGACTCATATAATCTGAACTTAATTATATAATCTGAACTTAATTCATTTGggcttatttgcttattttatttataactatacaagtattaaaaatggcttgagtgttatgtataaaattttaatctCATTCTTAGTGAATTGAGTTGAATATGAAGAGTTGTGGGAAAAGTACTGAAGTTCAAACATATAAAGTTAATTCTGTTCTTATACCCACCATTAAATGAGTGAATGGATTCTTGCAAGTTTTCTAATCTGTTAGGCTTCTCAATTTCCTTGTGCTAATGTAAGATTAAAGAATTATATTAAATCAGCAG from Arvicola amphibius chromosome 12, mArvAmp1.2, whole genome shotgun sequence encodes the following:
- the Enah gene encoding protein enabled homolog isoform X1 → MSEQSICQARAAVMVYDDANKKWVPAGGSTGFSRVHIYHHTGNNTFRVVGRKIQDHQVVINCAIPKGLKYNQATQTFHQWRDARQVYGLNFGSKEDANVFASAMMHALEVLNSQEAVFYLGPTLPRQNTQLPAQVQNGPSQEELEIQRRQLQEQQRQKDLERERLERERMERERLERERLERERLERERLEQEQLERQRQEREHMERLERERLERLERERQDRERLEQLEREQVEWERERRVSNAAPSSDSSLYNAPLPEYSSCQPPSAPPPSYAKVISAPVSDATPDYAVVTALPPTSTPPTPPLRHSATRFATSLGSAFHPVLPHYATVPRPLNKNSRPSSPVNTPSSQPPAAKSCAWSTSNFSPLPPSPPIMISSPPGKATGPRPVLPVCVSSPVPQMPPSPTAPNGLLDSVTYPVSPPPTSGPAAPPPPPPPPPPPPPPPPLPPLASLSHCGSQASPPPGTPLASTPSSKPSVLPSPSAAAPASVETPLNPELGDSSASEPGLQAASQPAETPTPQGLVLGPPAPPPPPPLPPGPNHTSALPPPPGPPPPPPLPSTGPPPPPPPPPLPSQVPPPPPPPPAPPLPASGFFSGSVSEDNRPLTGLAAAIAGAKLRKVSRVEDGSFPSGGGTVAVNLASSKADAGRGNGPLPLGGSGLMEEMSALLARRRRIAEKGSTIETEQKEDRSEDSEPITSKASTTSTPEPARKPWERTNTMNGSKSPVISRPKSTPLSQPSANGVQTEGLDYDRLKQDILDEMRKELTKLKEELIDAIRQELSKSNTA
- the Enah gene encoding protein enabled homolog isoform X2, with product MSEQSICQARAAVMVYDDANKKWVPAGGSTGFSRVHIYHHTGNNTFRVVGRKIQDHQVVINCAIPKGLKYNQATQTFHQWRDARQVYGLNFGSKEDANVFASAMMHALEVLNSQEAAQSKVTATQDSTNLRCIFCGPTLPRQNTQLPAQVQNGPSQEELEIQRRQLQEQQRQKDLERERLERERMERERLERERLERERLERERLEQEQLERQRQEREHMERLERERLERLERERQDRERLEQLEREQVEWERERRVSNAAAPASVETPLNPELGDSSASEPGLQAASQPAETPTPQGLVLGPPAPPPPPPLPPGPNHTSALPPPPGPPPPPPLPSTGPPPPPPPPPLPSQVPPPPPPPPAPPLPASGFFSGSVSEDNRPLTGLAAAIAGAKLRKVSRVEDGSFPSGGGTVAVNLASSKADAGRGNGPLPLGGSGLMEEMSALLARRRRIAEKGSTIETEQKEDRSEDSEPITSKASTTSTPEPARKPWERTNTMNGSKSPVISRRDSPRKNQIVFDNRSYDSLHRPKSTPLSQPSANGVQTEGLDYDRLKQDILDEMRKELTKLKEELIDAIRQELSKSNTA
- the Enah gene encoding protein enabled homolog isoform X4, with the protein product MSEQSICQARAAVMVYDDANKKWVPAGGSTGFSRVHIYHHTGNNTFRVVGRKIQDHQVVINCAIPKGLKYNQATQTFHQWRDARQVYGLNFGSKEDANVFASAMMHALEVLNSQEAAQSKVTATQDSTNLRCIFCGPTLPRQNTQLPAQVQNGPSQEELEIQRRQLQEQQRQKDLERERLERERMERERLERERLERERLERERLEQEQLERQRQEREHMERLERERLERLERERQDRERLEQLEREQVEWERERRVSNAAAPASVETPLNPELGDSSASEPGLQAASQPAETPTPQGLVLGPPAPPPPPPLPPGPNHTSALPPPPGPPPPPPLPSTGPPPPPPPPPLPSQVPPPPPPPPAPPLPASGFFSGSVSEDNRPLTGLAAAIAGAKLRKVSRVEDGSFPSGGGTVAVNLASSKADAGRGNGPLPLGGSGLMEEMSALLARRRRIAEKGSTIETEQKEDRSEDSEPITSKASTTSTPEPARKPWERTNTMNGSKSPVISRPKSTPLSQPSANGVQTEGLDYDRLKQDILDEMRKELTKLKEELIDAIRQELSKSNTA
- the Enah gene encoding protein enabled homolog isoform X3 codes for the protein MSEQSICQARAAVMVYDDANKKWVPAGGSTGFSRVHIYHHTGNNTFRVVGRKIQDHQVVINCAIPKGLKYNQATQTFHQWRDARQVYGLNFGSKEDANVFASAMMHALEVLNSQEAGPTLPRQNTQLPAQVQNGPSQEELEIQRRQLQEQQRQKDLERERLERERMERERLERERLERERLERERLEQEQLERQRQEREHMERLERERLERLERERQDRERLEQLEREQVEWERERRVSNAAAPASVETPLNPELGDSSASEPGLQAASQPAETPTPQGLVLGPPAPPPPPPLPPGPNHTSALPPPPGPPPPPPLPSTGPPPPPPPPPLPSQVPPPPPPPPAPPLPASGFFSGSVSEDNRPLTGLAAAIAGAKLRKVSRVEDGSFPSGGGTVAVNLASSKADAGRGNGPLPLGGSGLMEEMSALLARRRRIAEKGSTIETEQKEDRSEDSEPITSKASTTSTPEPARKPWERTNTMNGSKSPVISRRDSPRKNQIVFDNRSYDSLHRPKSTPLSQPSANGVQTEGLDYDRLKQDILDEMRKELTKLKEELIDAIRQELSKSNTA
- the Enah gene encoding protein enabled homolog isoform X5: MSEQSICQARAAVMVYDDANKKWVPAGGSTGFSRVHIYHHTGNNTFRVVGRKIQDHQVVINCAIPKGLKYNQATQTFHQWRDARQVYGLNFGSKEDANVFASAMMHALEVLNSQEAGPTLPRQNTQLPAQVQNGPSQEELEIQRRQLQEQQRQKDLERERLERERMERERLERERLERERLERERLEQEQLERQRQEREHMERLERERLERLERERQDRERLEQLEREQVEWERERRVSNAAAPASVETPLNPELGDSSASEPGLQAASQPAETPTPQGLVLGPPAPPPPPPLPPGPNHTSALPPPPGPPPPPPLPSTGPPPPPPPPPLPSQVPPPPPPPPAPPLPASGFFSGSVSEDNRPLTGLAAAIAGAKLRKVSRVEDGSFPSGGGTVAVNLASSKADAGRGNGPLPLGGSGLMEEMSALLARRRRIAEKGSTIETEQKEDRSEDSEPITSKASTTSTPEPARKPWERTNTMNGSKSPVISRPKSTPLSQPSANGVQTEGLDYDRLKQDILDEMRKELTKLKEELIDAIRQELSKSNTA